One region of Chlorobiota bacterium genomic DNA includes:
- a CDS encoding T9SS type A sorting domain-containing protein — protein sequence MRQLFGLFLKISLKIGIAALLAAFLLPKSLHSQQTPPAIEWQQSLGGSSIDNAYAITQTNDGGYIVAGSSTSSDGDVTRHRGLVDSWIVKLTSAGAIQWQKSLGGSDHDYAYSIQQTSNGGYIIAGMSYSNDGDVSGNHGLSDCWIVQLTSAGGIEWQKTLGGSGSEEATSIQQASDGGYIVAGWSQSTDGDVTGNHGSADSSDDYWIVKLTSGGEVEWQKSLGGSNYDRASSIAQTSDGGYVVAGWSLSNDGDVTSHHGSADFSDFWLVKLTSAGAMEWQKSLGGSYPDYASSVVQTSDGGYIVAGWSQSSDGDVTGHHGSADSTDAWIVKLTDAGVIQWQRSLGGASDDYANSVEQTTDGGYIVAGWSSSIDGDVTGRHGSVATPDYWIVQLTSGGEIEWQKSLGGGREDYANSIQQTTDGGYIVAGESFSSAGDVTGHHGLSESPDCWIVKLTPPNPTGVKPTGLPTPSPWAMNANYPNPFSTTTTITFTVPERSFVRLSVDTEQGVEVARLIEEQLEAGEYRVPFSGDGLASGTYLYRLTSGSTSLVGKMTVVR from the coding sequence ATGCGCCAGCTATTCGGTCTTTTCCTCAAGATTTCCCTTAAAATCGGTATCGCCGCACTTCTTGCCGCTTTCCTTCTGCCCAAATCCTTGCATTCCCAGCAAACCCCTCCAGCAATCGAGTGGCAACAATCGCTGGGTGGAAGTAGCATTGATAATGCTTATGCCATCACACAGACCAACGACGGCGGCTACATAGTTGCTGGATCAAGTACTTCCAGTGACGGCGATGTCACCAGGCATCGCGGCTTGGTTGATTCCTGGATTGTGAAGCTAACAAGTGCCGGAGCAATCCAGTGGCAGAAGTCACTGGGGGGAAGCGACCACGATTATGCGTACTCCATCCAGCAAACCAGCAATGGCGGGTACATCATTGCCGGGATGAGTTATTCCAATGATGGCGATGTTAGCGGGAACCACGGACTCTCTGATTGTTGGATCGTGCAGCTGACGAGTGCGGGGGGAATCGAGTGGCAAAAAACGCTTGGTGGAAGTGGTAGCGAGGAAGCTACTTCTATCCAGCAGGCCAGCGATGGTGGGTACATAGTTGCGGGATGGAGCCAGTCCACCGATGGCGATGTTACCGGGAATCACGGATCGGCTGATTCCTCCGATGATTACTGGATCGTGAAGCTGACAAGCGGGGGGGAGGTGGAATGGCAGAAGTCGCTTGGCGGAAGCAACTATGATCGAGCCAGCTCTATTGCCCAAACCAGCGACGGCGGGTACGTGGTTGCAGGGTGGAGTTTATCGAACGATGGCGATGTTACCAGTCATCATGGCTCGGCTGATTTCTCTGATTTCTGGCTTGTGAAGCTGACGAGCGCAGGGGCGATGGAGTGGCAGAAATCGCTGGGGGGCAGCTACCCTGATTATGCTAGCTCGGTCGTGCAAACCAGCGATGGCGGGTACATAGTTGCTGGATGGAGCCAATCCAGCGACGGCGATGTCACCGGGCATCATGGATCAGCGGACTCCACCGATGCTTGGATTGTGAAGCTAACGGATGCAGGGGTGATCCAGTGGCAGAGATCGCTTGGTGGAGCCAGCGATGATTATGCGAACTCCGTTGAGCAAACCACGGATGGCGGCTACATAGTTGCGGGATGGAGTTCTTCGATTGATGGCGATGTCACCGGCCGTCATGGGTCAGTAGCCACCCCTGACTACTGGATCGTACAACTGACAAGCGGAGGGGAGATCGAGTGGCAGAAGTCGCTGGGTGGCGGGCGCGAAGATTATGCGAACTCGATCCAGCAGACCACCGACGGTGGATACATCGTTGCTGGCGAGAGCTTCTCTAGTGCTGGCGATGTTACCGGGCATCATGGGCTATCTGAATCCCCCGATTGCTGGATCGTAAAACTCACCCCTCCCAATCCAACCGGAGTAAAACCCACCGGCCTCCCCACCCCAAGCCCCTGGGCGATGAACGCCAACTACCCGAACCCATTCTCCACCACCACCACCATCACGTTCACTGTGCCGGAGCGGAGCTTCGTGCGGCTGTCGGTGGATACCGAGCAGGGGGTTGAAGTGGCTCGCTTAATCGAGGAACAGCTTGAAGCCGGAGAGTACCGGGTCCCATTCTCGGGGGATGGCCTCGCCAGCGGAACATACCTCTACCGCCTAACCTCCGGCAGCACAAGTTTGGTGGGGAAAATGACAGTTGTGCGGTAG
- a CDS encoding OmpA family protein, with the protein MLLAIAAAFMLALVPAQAQVGEGGTFSAGIAGMGNKYFGEFKEPRFGYGAELLLRYNIIPNFGLQGAFGYNKLNWSFNPDNFAAYDRYFGLPPTRGGLNRPFDSLTSPSGQLAREDNHSTTLNFGLDAVINLVPEGPVSPYVFGGVEYITWTPQSSEGEDLPNFAAKRYDNSGIAIPAGAGFMFRFSDNLQFHLYGRMHITFTDSLDDFSQDRAATANTPELVTPNDAFLSVGLGVMYVFGSSDSDGDGLKNSEEREIGTDPNNPDTDGDGLRDGAEVRDHKTDPLKPDTDGDGLTDGAEVDTHKTDPLKADTDGDSLNDGEEVMTTKTNPLKIDSDEDGLTDGDEVRRYKTNPNNVDTDGDSLLDGKEIDFHKTDPTKPDTDGDGLSDGAEVDTHKTDPNKPDSDGDGLNDGAEVNQHRTDPTKMDTDGDGLNDGVEVRTYKTDPTKMDTDSDKLTDADEVNRVKTDPLKPDTDGDGVIDGEDDCPLIKGVKSSEKGRNGCPPAPKIGTKVDFPEILFIVNSDQFNFETPETAGNLAKLLAYVNQCDNLGVMIEGHASSEGNPKRNQELSDLRAKKVVQWLIEQGVNPTKLMGAVGYGSSRPAVAEPKGKGIPKEELEAARKKNRRITVVVQKGCDSK; encoded by the coding sequence ATGCTGCTAGCCATTGCTGCGGCGTTCATGCTGGCATTGGTGCCAGCACAAGCACAAGTTGGGGAAGGGGGAACCTTTAGCGCGGGGATCGCAGGGATGGGAAATAAGTACTTTGGCGAATTCAAAGAACCACGCTTTGGCTACGGGGCCGAGCTATTGCTTCGCTACAACATCATCCCAAATTTTGGGCTGCAAGGGGCGTTTGGCTACAACAAGCTCAACTGGTCGTTCAACCCCGATAACTTTGCGGCCTACGACCGTTACTTTGGGCTTCCGCCAACACGGGGCGGGCTTAACCGGCCGTTCGATTCGTTGACCTCGCCAAGCGGCCAGCTTGCCCGCGAAGACAACCACTCCACAACGCTCAACTTCGGCCTTGATGCGGTGATAAACTTGGTGCCCGAGGGACCTGTTAGCCCGTATGTGTTCGGCGGGGTAGAGTATATCACCTGGACCCCGCAGTCCAGCGAAGGGGAGGACCTTCCGAACTTCGCGGCCAAACGCTACGATAACTCTGGAATTGCAATCCCCGCTGGTGCCGGGTTTATGTTCCGCTTCTCCGATAACCTGCAGTTCCACCTGTACGGGCGGATGCACATTACCTTCACCGATTCGTTGGATGACTTCAGCCAGGACCGTGCTGCCACGGCAAACACCCCCGAGCTTGTCACCCCGAACGATGCCTTCCTTTCGGTTGGGCTTGGGGTGATGTACGTCTTCGGCTCCAGCGACAGCGATGGCGACGGGCTGAAAAATTCCGAAGAACGGGAGATTGGAACCGACCCGAACAATCCCGATACCGACGGCGATGGGCTGCGTGACGGCGCGGAAGTTCGCGACCACAAAACCGACCCGCTGAAACCCGACACCGACGGCGACGGCCTGACCGACGGCGCAGAGGTTGACACCCACAAGACCGATCCCCTGAAAGCCGACACCGATGGCGACAGCCTGAACGACGGCGAAGAGGTGATGACCACAAAAACCAACCCGCTGAAGATTGATAGCGATGAGGACGGCCTGACCGACGGCGACGAAGTCCGCCGCTACAAGACCAATCCGAACAACGTGGACACCGACGGCGATTCATTGCTGGACGGCAAGGAGATTGATTTCCACAAGACCGACCCAACCAAGCCCGACACCGACGGCGATGGCCTGAGCGACGGTGCAGAAGTTGACACCCACAAGACCGACCCGAACAAGCCCGACAGCGATGGCGACGGCCTGAACGACGGCGCGGAAGTGAACCAGCACCGCACCGATCCAACAAAAATGGATACCGACGGCGACGGCCTAAACGATGGCGTTGAGGTCCGCACCTACAAGACCGACCCAACCAAGATGGACACCGACAGCGATAAGCTGACCGATGCCGACGAAGTCAACCGCGTGAAGACCGACCCGTTGAAGCCCGACACCGACGGCGACGGAGTGATTGATGGCGAAGACGATTGCCCATTAATCAAGGGGGTGAAAAGCTCCGAAAAAGGAAGAAACGGCTGCCCACCAGCGCCGAAGATCGGCACCAAAGTTGACTTCCCGGAAATCCTGTTCATTGTCAACAGCGATCAATTCAATTTTGAAACTCCGGAGACCGCCGGCAACCTTGCAAAGTTGCTGGCCTACGTCAACCAGTGCGATAACCTTGGGGTGATGATCGAGGGGCACGCATCCAGCGAAGGCAATCCAAAACGGAACCAGGAGCTTTCGGATTTGCGTGCCAAGAAAGTTGTGCAGTGGCTGATTGAGCAGGGGGTAAATCCAACAAAACTGATGGGGGCCGTGGGCTACGGATCATCGCGCCCAGCCGTTGCCGAGCCAAAGGGGAAAGGAATTCCGAAGGAGGAGCTGGAAGCCGCACGGAAGAAGAACCGCCGCATCACCGTGGTGGTCCAGAAAGGGTGCGACTCGAAGTAA
- a CDS encoding T9SS type A sorting domain-containing protein has protein sequence MNRFFNLFLRGSIAGLLGVCLLWQPSNAQSIAPTIEWQRSFGGTKDDAATSISQTSDGGYIIAGVSSSIDGDVSDHHGGYDYWIVKLTSGGELAWQKSLGGKMTDYAASISQTSDGGYIVAGWSASTDGNVTGNHGDDDYWIVKLTSAGVIEWEKSLGGSGRETATSITQTGDGGYIVAGSSTSTNGDVSGNHGGNDYWIVKLTSTGGIEWQKSLGGSGVDDAYSITQTRDGGYIVVGWSQSTDGDVTGHAGYSDAWIVKLTGAGGIEWQQSLGGSNHDYGNAIEQTSDGGYIVAGASRSNDGDVSGNRGGYDSWIVKLTSEGVIEWEKSLGGSGDEIVFSITQTSDGGYIVAGSSLSNDGDVSGNRGGYDYWIVKLTSGGAIEWKKSLGGSGVDEARSITQTSDGGSIVAGRSYSNDGDVSGNRGGGDFWIVKLAPSNPTGVKSAEPPTPSPWAMNANYPNPFSSTTTITFTVPERSFVRLSVDNEQGVEVARLIEEQLEAGEYRVPFSGDGLASGTYLYRLSSGSTSLVGKMTVVR, from the coding sequence ATGAACCGGTTCTTCAATCTTTTCCTCAGAGGCAGCATTGCGGGATTGCTTGGCGTTTGTCTGCTTTGGCAACCTTCCAATGCTCAAAGCATTGCCCCAACAATCGAGTGGCAACGCTCATTCGGCGGAACGAAGGATGATGCAGCTACCTCTATCTCCCAGACCAGCGACGGCGGGTACATCATTGCTGGAGTGAGTTCTTCCATTGATGGCGATGTTAGCGATCATCATGGAGGTTATGACTATTGGATCGTGAAACTGACGAGCGGGGGAGAACTTGCGTGGCAGAAGTCGCTGGGTGGAAAGATGACGGACTATGCTGCTTCCATCTCTCAGACTAGTGACGGCGGGTACATTGTTGCAGGGTGGAGTGCTTCCACTGATGGCAACGTTACCGGGAATCATGGAGACGATGACTACTGGATTGTGAAGTTGACAAGCGCAGGGGTGATCGAGTGGGAAAAGTCGCTGGGTGGGAGCGGTAGAGAGACCGCTACTTCCATCACTCAGACAGGTGACGGAGGGTACATAGTTGCAGGATCGAGTACTTCCACTAATGGCGATGTTAGTGGAAATCATGGAGGCAATGACTATTGGATTGTGAAGCTGACGAGCACAGGGGGAATCGAGTGGCAGAAGTCGTTGGGTGGAAGTGGTGTGGATGATGCATACTCCATCACTCAGACCCGTGACGGCGGGTACATAGTTGTGGGATGGAGTCAATCCACTGATGGTGATGTTACGGGGCATGCAGGTTACTCTGATGCATGGATCGTGAAGCTAACGGGCGCGGGGGGGATCGAGTGGCAACAGTCACTTGGTGGGAGCAACCATGATTATGGCAATGCCATTGAACAGACCAGTGACGGTGGGTACATCGTTGCAGGGGCAAGTCGGTCCAATGATGGCGATGTTAGCGGGAATCGTGGAGGATATGATTCCTGGATCGTAAAGCTAACGAGTGAGGGGGTGATCGAGTGGGAGAAGTCGCTTGGCGGGAGTGGCGATGAAATTGTATTCTCCATCACTCAGACCAGCGATGGAGGGTACATAGTTGCAGGATCGAGTTTATCGAATGATGGCGATGTTAGTGGGAATCGTGGAGGGTATGATTACTGGATTGTGAAGCTGACGAGCGGTGGGGCGATCGAGTGGAAGAAGTCGCTGGGTGGGAGTGGCGTGGATGAGGCACGCTCTATCACACAGACCAGTGACGGCGGGTCCATAGTTGCAGGACGGAGTTATTCCAATGATGGCGATGTTAGTGGGAATCGTGGAGGAGGTGATTTCTGGATCGTAAAACTCGCCCCATCCAACCCAACCGGGGTGAAATCCGCCGAGCCTCCCACCCCAAGCCCGTGGGCAATGAACGCCAACTATCCCAACCCATTCTCCAGCACCACCACCATCACGTTCACCGTGCCGGAGCGGAGCTTTGTTCGGCTGTCGGTGGATAACGAGCAAGGGGTTGAAGTGGCTCGCTTAATCGAGGAACAGCTTGAAGCCGGAGAGTACCGGGTCCCATTCTCGGGGGATGGCCTCGCCAGCGGAACATACCTCTACCGCCTAAGCTCCGGCAGCACCAGTTTGGTGGGGAAGATGACGGTTGTGCGGTGA